From the genome of Thermus tengchongensis:
GTTGGTGGAGTAGAGGGCCCCGTTCTTGAGGAGCTTCACCACGTACTCCCCGTTCTCCAGCCGGGCCACCACGATGGCCCCCGGGTGGCCCTTGTCCTCGGTGTTGACGATGACGATGTCCCCATCGCAGATGGGCCGCTTCCCGGCGCACATGGAGTTGCCCCGCACCTTGAAGGCCGCGAGGTGCCGGGCGTCCCCCTTGACCCGCACGGGGACGGTGCGCTCCTCAATCTCCTCCAGCTGGGAGGGGCCGCCGCCCACGTAGCCGAGGATGGGGATATGCCTTTCGCTCCGCCATTCGCTACCGGGGGCTTCCGGTTCTAGTCGGTAGAGGAGTTCGTGCGCGGGTACGTCTAGGGCTTTGGCTAGGGCCACCAAGGTATCTACGCTTGGTTTTACCCATGTTCCCGCTTTGGTTTGGCGCCCCCTCACGAGGTAGTACAGGGTTCCCCGGGAGATGCCGGTGCGCCGGGAGAACTCTTCCAGGCTGTCCACCCCCATCTCCCGCATCTTCTGCAGGATGAGGTCGGTAAAGGGCCCGTTGAGCTTGGCGCTTGACATATGTCGCACCCTCCTGATAGCATACCCTACAGGATGCGACATATGTTGGCAACTAAGATTGACCCGGCCAAGCTCAAGGCCGCCATGAAACGCAAGGGATTGACTCCGAGAACCCTGGCCGAGCGCATGGGCTTAAATCCCTCCACAATCCGCTACTACCTCTCTGGAAAGCGCGGCAAAAGACCTTCTTACGCCACCCTTTTGGCGCTCGCAAATGCGCTGGGTTTGGAAAGCGTAGAGGAGATTTTGGCCTCTTCTTTGTCTTCTGATTTCACAAATGTAGGCAACAAGGAGGAAAGCGATGCCCTGGCTTCCCGTGGATGAGGTGGCCGCCCTTTTAGGCATCGGAGAGCGCACGGCATGGCGGATTGTGGCCCGCCACCGCATCCCCACCCGAAAGGAGAAGCGCGGCCGCACCTACCGCACCCTGGTGGACGCCGACCTCCTGGCTCTGGCCCTGGGGCGGGAGGCCCCCCCTGAACCCCGGCCCGTGGAGGCCTCCTCCGCCTCCCAGCCCGCCCTCGAGGCCCACCTCCCCCGGATCGCCGCGGAGGCCCGGGACCTCCCCCGGGGGCTCAAGTGGGACCTCATCAAGGAGGAGGCGCAGCGGCTCGGCGTCACGCCCAACTACCTGGCCCGGCTCCTCCGCCGCTATGAAGCGGGGCAACTCCTATATGCACGGCGCCCTCGGCGGGACCGGGGAACTCACCGGGTGCCCGCGGAGCTGAGGAAGCTCGTGGTGGGCCTCAAGCTCGCCCATCCCCGGGCGAGCGCCCGGCGGATCCTGCGCATCGTGGAGGCCAACGACCCGGGCCTCCTCCTCTACCGGCCCTACTCCACCGAAACCCTGTTCCGGCTTTCCGAGGCCACGGTGCGGCGCATCCTGCGGAAGGCGGAGGACAATCCCGCCTTCCGCTACGCCCTCCTCTCCGAGGAGGGGAGGCGGGAGTTCGCCCGCACCTGGGCGGGGCACGTCCTGGCCGAGTACCCCATGCAGATGGTCATGGTGGACATGACCAGGTGCGACACCTTCGTCTACCTCCCCGAGGAGGACCGCATGGTCCGCCTCCGCATCCACGTGGCCCTGGACGTCTACTCGGGGGCGGTGCCCTCCCTCGTCTTCAGCCGGGAGGAGAGCCAGGTCCCCACGGACCAGCTCCTCATCCTCATGACCCAGGACAAGACGCCCCTCGTCCCTGACTGGGACGTCCGGGGCGTGCCCGAGCGCATCTACTGGGACAACGGCAAGGTCTACCGCTCAGAGAAATCGGAGCACTGGGCCCGCACCCTGGGGATTGAGCTCGTCTACTCCCGGCCCCACGTCTCCCACACCCGGGGGAAGGTGGAGCGCTTCTTCGGGGCCTTCCACCAGACTTTTGAGGCCCTGCTCCCCGGCTACGCGGGCTCGGACGCCACGGAGCGGGACTCCTCCGAGCTCCGCCGCCTCCTCCAGAACACCCGGCGCTGGGTAGCGGAGGGGATGCCCCCCGAGCGGGACCCCTACCCCGACCGCCTCCTCCTGGAGGAGGAGTACAAGGGCCGCGCCCTCCAGTGGCTCCTCGGCACCTGGCACCGGGAGCCCCTGGAGGACGGGCTCACTCGCTTGGACCTCTTTCGGGCCTTCGTCCCCCGGCACCGCCTCGCGGAGTACCGCCTGGAAGACCTCTACCTGGCCGCGGCCTACCAGGTGGAGCGGGTGGTGCGGGGGAACGGCACCGTGCAGTACCGGGGGCGCACCTGGTACTTGGACCCCCGCCACGGGAGCCTCCTGCCCTGGCAGGGGCAGAAGGTGGTGGTCCTGGACGTGCAGGTCCTCCCGGGCCA
Proteins encoded in this window:
- a CDS encoding helix-turn-helix domain-containing protein, coding for MSSAKLNGPFTDLILQKMREMGVDSLEEFSRRTGISRGTLYYLVRGRQTKAGTWVKPSVDTLVALAKALDVPAHELLYRLEPEAPGSEWRSERHIPILGYVGGGPSQLEEIEERTVPVRVKGDARHLAAFKVRGNSMCAGKRPICDGDIVIVNTEDKGHPGAIVVARLENGEYVVKLLKNGALYSTNPEENGPPVIPLDQVAEIVGRVVEVRSRL
- a CDS encoding helix-turn-helix domain-containing protein, with product MLATKIDPAKLKAAMKRKGLTPRTLAERMGLNPSTIRYYLSGKRGKRPSYATLLALANALGLESVEEILASSLSSDFTNVGNKEESDALASRG
- a CDS encoding DDE-type integrase/transposase/recombinase, producing the protein MPWLPVDEVAALLGIGERTAWRIVARHRIPTRKEKRGRTYRTLVDADLLALALGREAPPEPRPVEASSASQPALEAHLPRIAAEARDLPRGLKWDLIKEEAQRLGVTPNYLARLLRRYEAGQLLYARRPRRDRGTHRVPAELRKLVVGLKLAHPRASARRILRIVEANDPGLLLYRPYSTETLFRLSEATVRRILRKAEDNPAFRYALLSEEGRREFARTWAGHVLAEYPMQMVMVDMTRCDTFVYLPEEDRMVRLRIHVALDVYSGAVPSLVFSREESQVPTDQLLILMTQDKTPLVPDWDVRGVPERIYWDNGKVYRSEKSEHWARTLGIELVYSRPHVSHTRGKVERFFGAFHQTFEALLPGYAGSDATERDSSELRRLLQNTRRWVAEGMPPERDPYPDRLLLEEEYKGRALQWLLGTWHREPLEDGLTRLDLFRAFVPRHRLAEYRLEDLYLAAAYQVERVVRGNGTVQYRGRTWYLDPRHGSLLPWQGQKVVVLDVQVLPGQPLRVALKNPDGTLKVLGELLPEPLRADSLEARAKRAADKAAIRALQEEARRLVEELSPAMRLEDMLERLSGLAPLPRRERITLRAQELPAPSPEEIARGAEELAAELEDDLVLDPIALGEQWLKERGLLPRGEEE